Proteins co-encoded in one Conger conger chromosome 4, fConCon1.1, whole genome shotgun sequence genomic window:
- the LOC133126731 gene encoding metalloreductase STEAP2-like: MDTISMVGSSALSPPESFLPSLEKNGLKEASGKPSVAVIGSGDFSRCLTLRLLRCGFRVAVGSRRPNRVAPLFPHVVDVTNQEEAAVYVCGNSVEARQQVAELARRLHFVPVDMGTLSSAREIENMPLHLFSPWRGPVLATVSLSILFFIYSFVRDIVHPYVRSQQSNFYKIPVEIVNKTLPVVAITLLALVYLAGLLAAGHQLYYRTKYRRFPHWLEDWLQCRKQFGLLSFFFAGVHVLYSLCLPLRRSERYLVLNTAFQQVRADVESSWNEEEVWRVEMYLSFGIMSLGLLSLLALTSIPSVNSALNWREFSFIQSTLGYIALLIATFHALLFGWRRAFQPESYRFYLPPSFVVALVLPVTVIVGKAVLLLPCVGRRLRRIRRGSEDGCRRRRDDPRGSAAAAHVSPERVTIM, encoded by the exons ATGGACACGATCTCCATGGTGGGCAGCAGCGCGCTCAGCCCCCCGGAGAGCTTCCTGCCCAGCCTGGAGAAGAACGGGCTGAAGGAAGCTTCCGGAAAGCCCAGCGTGGCGGTGATCGGCTCGGGCGACTTCTCGCGCTGCCTGACGCTGCGGCTGCTGCGCTGCGGGTTCCGCGTGGCGGTGGGCAGCCGGCGGCCCAATCGCGTCGCCCCGCTCTTCCCGCACGTGGTGGACGTGACCAATCAGGAGGAGGCGGCG GTGTACGTGTGCGGTAACTCGGTGGAGGCTCGGCAGCAGGTGGCAGAGCTGGCCCGGAGGCTGCACTTCGTGCCGGTGGACATGGGGACGCTGTCGTCGGCGCGGGAGATCGAGAACATGCCCCTGCACCTCTTCAGCCCCTGGAGGGGCCCCGTGCTGGCGACCGTGagcctctccatcctcttcTTCATCTACTCCTTCGTCCGCGACATCGTCCACCCCTACGTCCGCAGCCAGCAGAGCAACTTCTACAAGATCCCCGTGGAGATCGTCAACAAGACCCTGCCCGTGGTGGCCATCACCCTGCTGGCGCTGGTGTACCTGGCCGGCCTGCTGGCCGCTGGGCACCAGCTCTACTACAGGACCAAGTACCGGCGCTTCCCCCACTGGCTGGAGGACTGGCTGCAGTGCCGCAAGCAGTTCGGCCTCCTCAGCTTCTTCTTCGCTGGTGTGCACGTGCTCTACAGCCTCTGCCTGCCGCTCCGGAGGTCCGAGAGGTACCTGGTGCTCAACACGGCCTTCCAGCAG GTGCGTGCGGATGTGGAGAGCTCGTGGAATGAGGAGGAGGTGTGGCGGGTGGAGATGTACCTGTCGTTCGGCATCATGAGCCTGGGTCTGCTCTCCCTGCTCGCCCTCACCTCCATCCCCTCTGTCAACAGCGCCCTCAACTGGAGGGAGTTCAGCTTCATACAG tcCACCCTGGGCTACATCGCCCTGCTCATAGCCACCTTCCACGCGCTGCTGTTCGGCTGGAGGCGGGCCTTCCAGCCGGAGTCCTACCGCTTCTACCTGCCGCCCAGCTTCGTGGTGGCGCTGGTGCTGCCGGTGACGGTGATCGTGGGAAAGGCGGTCCTCCTGCTGCCCTGCGTGGGCCGGAGGCTCCGGCGGATCCGCCGCGGCTCGGAGGACGGCTGCCGGCGTCGCCGTGACGACCCGCGGGGCTCGGCCGCCGCCGCCCACGTCTCCCCCGAGAGGGTCACCATCATGTGA